From one Bacteroides fragilis NCTC 9343 genomic stretch:
- a CDS encoding NAD-dependent epimerase yields the protein MNVLVTGAAGFIGSHVCKRLLQRGDEVVGLDNINSYYDINLKYGRLSSLGVPQSELSWYKFTRSNVYPRFSFVRMNLEDRQAMQMLFANGNFDVVINLAAQAGVRYSIENPYAYVESNIDGFLNVLEGCRHSQVKHLVYASSSSVYGLNGQVPFSEKDGIAHPVSLYAATKKSNELMAHTYSHLYNIPSTGLRFFTVYGPWGRPDMSPFLFADAILHGRPIKVFNNGNMLRDFTYIDDIVEGVLRVADSIPEGNQCWDAEVADPSMSCAPYKIYNIGNSRPVKLMDFIRAIEMSIGREADKIYLPMQPGDVYQTYADTSSLSREIGFQPNTSLEAGVKKTISWYKEFYNL from the coding sequence ATGAATGTGTTAGTAACCGGTGCTGCCGGATTTATAGGTTCGCATGTTTGTAAGCGTCTTTTGCAACGTGGGGATGAAGTTGTGGGCTTGGATAATATTAATTCGTATTATGATATTAATTTAAAGTATGGACGCCTTTCGAGCTTAGGTGTTCCTCAATCTGAACTGTCATGGTATAAGTTCACACGGAGTAATGTTTATCCTCGATTTAGTTTTGTGCGGATGAACCTCGAGGATAGGCAGGCTATGCAAATGCTGTTTGCTAATGGAAATTTTGATGTAGTAATCAATTTGGCCGCACAAGCGGGAGTGCGCTACTCCATTGAGAATCCATATGCTTATGTTGAAAGTAATATAGACGGTTTTCTGAATGTTCTCGAGGGTTGTCGTCACAGTCAGGTGAAACATTTGGTTTATGCCAGTTCCAGTAGTGTATATGGTTTGAATGGACAGGTTCCTTTTTCAGAGAAAGATGGCATAGCCCATCCGGTGAGTCTGTATGCCGCAACCAAGAAGTCGAATGAACTTATGGCACATACTTATAGCCATTTATATAATATACCTTCTACGGGTCTTCGTTTCTTCACGGTATATGGTCCCTGGGGTAGACCGGATATGTCTCCTTTTCTATTTGCGGATGCTATCTTGCATGGTCGCCCCATCAAGGTCTTTAACAATGGCAACATGCTTCGTGATTTTACATATATAGATGACATTGTGGAAGGTGTCTTGAGAGTGGCTGATTCTATTCCGGAAGGGAATCAGTGCTGGGATGCTGAGGTTGCGGATCCAAGCATGTCCTGTGCTCCCTATAAGATTTATAATATTGGTAATTCCCGTCCTGTAAAATTGATGGATTTTATACGTGCTATAGAAATGTCAATCGGGAGGGAAGCTGACAAGATCTATCTTCCGATGCAGCCCGGGGATGTGTATCAGACCTATGCGGATACTTCTTCTCTTTCGCGGGAAATTGGTTTTCAACCCAATACGTCCTTGGAGGCGGGCGTTAAGAAAACAATAAGTTGGTATAAAGAATTTTATAATCTATAA